Within Serratia odorifera, the genomic segment GTACCGATTTGCGGATGGCTGAAACTCTTGATATGGTCCAGGCGCAGGCTACGTGCGCTGCCGCTTTGATCGATAATCAGATACTCAACGCCCTTGGTAAACTTCAGCTCACTGGCCTTGCCTTCAAGCGTTTCTCCGTCGCGTAACTCCAGCGTCAGGATGTAGTTATGCTGACAGGCGAGTTCCAGGCTTTCAT encodes:
- the rof gene encoding Rho-binding antiterminator, which gives rise to MLMNDEYQSINCDDYESLELACQHNYILTLELRDGETLEGKASELKFTKGVEYLIIDQSGSARSLRLDHIKSFSHPQIGTVVVSLSD